The Candidatus Acidiferrales bacterium genome window below encodes:
- the folP gene encoding dihydropteroate synthase: MVQRKRFRLKLPSRTLVLGERTLIMGAVNVTPDSFSDGGMFLSPEAAVNHALEMEQAGADIVDIGGESTRPGSEFLPVEEEWRRLRPVLEGLKGKLRIPISVDTYKSTVAAAALEAGAEIINDVSGLRLDGQLASVAARFRAGLILMQMRGTPKTMQKKPFARNVLEDVRQGLKQSVARALAAGVRRSRIILDPGIGFGKSVEQNCELIRELEQIAALGFPVLIGTSRKSFIGKLLDDAPADRRQWGTAATVAASVLSGAHIVRVHDVREMRDVVRLADAILGRS; encoded by the coding sequence ATGGTTCAGCGGAAGCGGTTTCGGTTGAAGTTGCCTTCGCGCACGCTCGTGCTCGGCGAACGCACATTGATCATGGGTGCGGTCAACGTGACCCCGGATTCCTTCTCCGACGGCGGCATGTTCCTCTCACCGGAAGCAGCCGTGAATCACGCCCTTGAAATGGAGCAGGCCGGCGCCGACATCGTTGACATTGGTGGCGAATCCACTCGCCCGGGGTCCGAGTTTCTACCGGTGGAAGAAGAATGGCGGCGTCTGCGGCCGGTGCTCGAAGGCCTGAAAGGGAAGTTGCGGATCCCCATTTCGGTGGACACGTATAAATCCACGGTAGCGGCGGCGGCGCTCGAGGCCGGCGCGGAGATCATCAACGATGTAAGCGGGCTGCGGCTGGACGGGCAATTGGCCAGCGTTGCTGCTCGCTTTCGCGCCGGGCTCATCCTGATGCAGATGCGCGGCACGCCGAAGACGATGCAGAAAAAGCCCTTCGCCCGGAATGTGCTCGAAGACGTGCGGCAGGGCCTCAAACAATCGGTTGCGAGGGCGCTGGCCGCCGGCGTCCGGCGGTCCCGGATCATCCTTGACCCGGGGATCGGCTTTGGCAAGTCGGTTGAGCAAAATTGCGAGTTGATTCGGGAGCTCGAACAAATCGCCGCGCTTGGTTTCCCTGTGCTGATCGGCACTTCGCGGAAAAGCTTTATTGGCAAATTGCTGGACGATGCCCCTGCCGACCGGCGCCAGTGGGGCACCGCCGCCACCGTCGCCGCCTCAGTCCTTTCCGGCGCTCATATCGTCCGCGTCCACGACGTGCGCGAGATGCGCGATGTGGTTCGCCTCGCCGACGCCATTCTCGGAAGGTCGTGA
- the cdaA gene encoding diadenylate cyclase CdaA yields the protein MPALALPWGSFPRLTAAAIFDILIVAVIIYYFLHLIQGTRAIQMLLGVGLVVVFYYASRWGRLETVQWLLTNVLPYFVFALIVVFQAEIRRALARMGQNPFWRHFSAQQPTESYDDVILAASYLAQNRTGALMVIERDMGLKTYVESGVGLDALLSYDLLISIFRPESPLHDGAAIIQRDRVAAAACFLPLSLNPVLSTQLGTRHRAAIGVTEETDAVTVVISEQTGLISLCLGGTIEIGLSPERLADRLAELLQGPRPRVGWPSPSAVAGAATESSPPASSGPSSEDGAR from the coding sequence ATGCCGGCTTTGGCCTTGCCCTGGGGGTCGTTCCCGCGGCTTACTGCGGCGGCGATCTTTGACATTCTGATCGTTGCCGTCATCATCTACTATTTTCTTCACCTGATCCAGGGCACCCGCGCCATCCAGATGCTGCTGGGCGTCGGGCTGGTGGTTGTCTTCTATTACGCCTCCCGGTGGGGCCGCCTGGAAACGGTTCAGTGGCTGCTCACCAACGTTTTGCCCTATTTTGTCTTTGCGCTCATCGTCGTGTTCCAGGCGGAGATTCGCCGCGCTCTTGCCCGCATGGGACAGAATCCTTTCTGGCGGCACTTCTCCGCGCAGCAACCCACCGAGAGTTACGACGACGTCATCCTGGCGGCCAGCTACCTCGCGCAGAATCGCACCGGGGCGCTGATGGTGATCGAGCGCGACATGGGCCTGAAAACTTACGTGGAATCGGGCGTTGGTCTCGACGCCTTGCTCAGCTACGATCTCCTCATCTCCATCTTTCGGCCAGAATCACCGCTGCACGACGGGGCAGCGATCATCCAGCGCGACCGGGTGGCCGCCGCGGCATGCTTCCTGCCGCTCTCGCTCAACCCGGTGCTTTCGACCCAGCTCGGAACCCGTCATCGCGCCGCGATCGGGGTGACCGAAGAAACCGATGCCGTCACTGTCGTCATTTCCGAACAGACCGGCCTGATCAGCCTTTGCTTAGGCGGCACAATCGAGATCGGCTTGAGCCCGGAGCGATTGGCCGACCGGCTGGCGGAACTTCTGCAAGGGCCTCGGCCGCGGGTGGGATGGCCTTCCCCTTCGGCGGTGGCGGGAGCCGCCACGGAAAGCTCGCCGCCAGCGAGTTCCGGGCCGTCCTCTGAGGACGGAGCACGATGA